One part of the Arvicanthis niloticus isolate mArvNil1 chromosome 15, mArvNil1.pat.X, whole genome shotgun sequence genome encodes these proteins:
- the Galntl5 gene encoding inactive polypeptide N-acetylgalactosaminyltransferase-like protein 5, producing MKNLLIQCLFCGLLAIGLWTTTLLLLVNLELEDTLEKELEGYNRSPRAHVYQQARHSDNIINDKVDFSDPELIQGLKQYGLNVIISRSLGIQRQVPDSRGKICQRKYYPVHLPTASVIICFYNEEFNTLLRTVSSVMNLSPHHLLEEIILVDDMSEYDDLKNKLDYHLEIFRGKIKIVRTKKREGLIRSRMIGASRASGDILVFLDSHCEVNRVWLEPLLHAIARDHKMVVCPIIDVIDELTLDYIAAPVVRGAFDWSLNFRWDNVFSYELDGPEGPSKPVRSPAMSGGIFAINRHYFNELGQYDKNMDFWGGENVELSLRIWMCGGQLFIIPCSRVGHISKAPSPDRPLNQSALSRNLLRVAHVWLDEYKENFFLQRPSLIYVSCGNISERVELRKRLGCKSFQWYLDNIFPELEPFNTKGKGMKSFLSGQGENVP from the exons ATGAAAAATCTCCTAATTCAGTGTTTATTCTGTGGCCTCCTGGCCATTGGGCTCTGGACAACGACGTTACTTTTACTTGTGAACCTTGAACTAGAGGACACGCTGGAAAAGGAGTTGGAGGGATACAATAGGTCGCCCAGAGCACATGTGTACCAGCAAGCTCGCCACTCGGACAACATTATTAATG ACAAGGTTGACTTTTCAGATCCAGAATTGATCCAAGGATTGAAGCAATATGGATTAAATGTCATTATTAGTAGAAGtctgggcatccagagacaagtgCCAGATTCCAGGGGTAAAAT ATGTCAGAGGAAATACTACCCAGTCCATCTACCCACTGCCAGCGTCATCATATGCTTCTATAATGAAGAATTTAACACCTTGCTCCGGACAGTGTCGAGTGTGATGAACCTCAGTCCACATCATCTGCTGGAGGAGATAATTCTGGTGGATGACATGAGTGAATATG ATGATCTGAAAAACAAACTGGACTATCATCTGGAGATTTTtcgtggaaaaattaaaatagtaagaaCCAAAAAGAGAGAGGGTCTCATTAGATCAAGGATGATTGGCGCCTCCCGTGCTTCAG GGGACATCCTGGTGTTCTTGGATAGCCACTGTGAGGTGAATAGAGTCTGGCTGGAGCCCCTGCTGCACGCCATTGCTAGGGACCACAAAATGGTGGTGTGCCCTATTATTGATGTCATCGATGAGTTAACCTTGGATTATATAGCCGCACCTGTTGTGAGGGGAGCCTTTGACTGGAGTCTGAATTTCAGATGGGACAATGTTTTCTCATATGAGTTGGACGGCCCAGAAGGACCAAGTAAACCTGTCCG GTCACCTGCAATGTCAGGGGGAATTTTTGCTATAAATAGACATTACTTTAATGAACTCGGACAGTATGACAAGAACATGGATTTTTGGGGAGGAGAAAACGTGGAACTTTCGCTAAGA ATCTGGATGTGTGGAGGCCAGCTCTTCATAATCCCTTGCTCTCGGGTTGGACACATCAGTAAGGCACCAAGTCCAGACAGGCCTTTAAACCAGAGTGCCTTGTCAAGGAACTTACTGCGAGTGGCTCATGTCTGGCTGGATGAATACAAG gaaaacttttttcttcaaagacCTTCTTTGATATACGTATCCTGTGGAAATATTAGTGAGCGTGTTGAATTAAGAAAACGCCTGGGTTGCAAGTCATTCCAGTGGTATTTGGATAATATCTTTCCAGAGTTGGAGCCATTTAACACCAAGGGAAAAGGAATGAAATCATTTTTGTCAGGACAGGGTGAAAATGTCCCCTAA